A genomic segment from Drosophila miranda strain MSH22 chromosome 3, D.miranda_PacBio2.1, whole genome shotgun sequence encodes:
- the LOC108158777 gene encoding uncharacterized protein LOC108158777 isoform X3 gives MDLADQIDDYICSFEGLGDLTMDSLAIFIFLWAVLALFSVWLCKLLYRKYLNKEKTPSAANSRQSSVAPGAAALALGGSSKPEKRLSEPRDMLATKSKVEDLSKPLTGASAGRGRSSASPLSGGAAGAAGPRRRVVRQSSTGPENRKKRYVPPPSNVVGPETSSVTWTSQVFRWLYSDLVIVNELLMSWVIAINDSLRKSVEEHGVAVEVVRVLPDSPAPGLNNIFCNCDETNPADMLITFDCDAMPVLQVKTFRQKSGKVETSHYKVTVSRFRARMAIPMNYNSLKGEMRVEGYPDVRIAMNSVGAIKAMDQDEQQLQTVISDILTTALRETVYPVDFSIYSTCPRAEVEPLDLPVIYPVHYDSLAHNMEHHLGGVGLRDSQHMVSGRRLLVKIVKGEGLRDAHDPYVVIEMDEPAQKNQTGTQRGSRPYWDEHFLFELSPQSAEILFEVYDHPVIASDPPKFLGLGLVGIDELAVGPASTQLLQLQPRPYETQPVAGAITVDFVFIEGVGIPAGARPQRLKEALRLSTPAINEHIRNGADLADAAVRALQDGALSATGNGGQPSKSTLIIHSVQRNSGNPNAFKVELNKDGRIFESPTELDQAVAQAFERAASEAAAAKAEQLQLELELDPGTEVQPLASGGGSGEPHNETGNGSGTANEDSTAEFGQPNAASSPIGSGYHNNNNLNGSSGLAGNGSGNGNGNGSSNINGGGYSMNSLPRNGAHLGHLQADEGMDVLDDRGRSKKRNFFGTLKKRLSRSKTRTLSADQPNSNHKSLSATNSNYANTTTTSTGLPRTATGTLNGDSSRSLSVDRATLSKSNSLGPRMGIGSAITDHSRRSSISESSAISGFSSASNKTYVHEASTLVLETSENGVKSHFIVPLAIAQRPRWRRKGTKLHIYNAHTFIAKHLSGSGLQCSICMKSIPRRPGKQGYECRDCQLICHKQCHIRAPQACPNPTVLSMELNSYPNQH, from the exons ATGGATCTTGCAGACCAAATCGATGACTATATCTGTTCGTTCGAGGGACTTGGTGACTTAACAATGGACTCCCTAGCCATCTTCATCTTTCTGTGGGCCGTGCTGGCCCTCTTCTCCGTCTGGCTATGCAAGCTGCTCTACCGCAAGTATCTCAACAAGGAGAAGACGCCCAGTGCCGCCAACAGTCGCCAGAGCAGCGTGGCCCCCGGGGCGGCCGCCCTGGCCCTCGGCGGCTCCTCCAAACCGGAGAAGCGACTCTCCGAGCCCAGGGACATGCTGGCCACCAAGAGCAAAGTCGAGGATCTCTCCAAGCCTCTGACTGGCGCCTCGGCTGGCCGTGGTCGCTCTTCGGCCTCGCCCCTAAGCGGTGGTGCCGCTGGCGCCGCCGGACCGCGTCGCCGCGTGGTGCGCCAGAGCTCCACGGGGCCGGAGAATCGCAAGAAGCGCTATGTTCCACCGCCCTCCAATGTGGTGGGACCCGAAACG AGCTCTGTCACGTGGACCAGCCAAGTGTTCCGCTGGCTGTACAGCGATCTAGTCATTGTCAACGAGCTGCTCATGTCCTGGGTGATAGCCATCAACGACTCGCTCCGCAAGTCTGTGGAGGAG CATGGAGTGGCCGTGGAAGTGGTCCGAGTGCTGCCCGATAGCCCTGCTCCGGGCCTGAACAACATATTCTGCAACTGCGATGAGACTAATCCTGCGGACATG CTCATCACGTTCGACTGCGACGCCATGCCGGTGCTGCAGGTGAAGACCTTCCGCCAGAAGTCGGGCAAGGTGGAGACCTCCCACTACAAGGTGACCGTGTCGCGATTCCGCGCCCGCATGGCCATCCCCATGAACTACAACAGTCTCAAGGGCGAGATGCGTGTCGAGGGCTATCctgat GTGCGCATTGCGATGAACAGCGTGGGGGCCATCAAGGCCATGGACCAGGACGAACAGCAGCTCCAGACGGTCATCAGCGACATCCTGACGACGGCCCTGCGCGAGACCGTCTACCCCGTGGACTTCTCCATCTACTCCACCTGCCCGCGGGCCGAGGTGGAGCCCCTGGATCTGCCCGTAATCTATCCCGTTCACTATGACTCCCTGGCG CACAACATGGAGCACCATCTGGGAGGCGTGGGTCTGCGGGACTCGCAGCACATGGTGTCCGGCAGGCGGCTGCTGGTGAAGATCGTCAAGGGCGAGGGCCTGAGGGACGCCCACGACCCCTATGTGGTCATCGAGATGGACGAGCCGGCCCAGAAGAACCAGACGGGCACCCAGCGCGGCAGCAGACCCTACTGGGATGAGCACTTCCTCTT TGAACTCTCCCCGCAGTCTGCAGAGATACTCTTCGAGGTGTACGACCATCCAGTGATCGCCTCGGATCCGCCCAAGTTCCTCGGACTCGGCCTGGTCGGCATCGACGAGCTGGCCGTGGGTCCAGCCTCCACccagctgctgcagctccagcCACGCCCCTACGAAACCCAGCCCGTGGCCGGGGCCATCACCGTGGACTTTGTGTTCATCGAGGGAGTCGGGATCCCGGCGGGCGCCCGTCCACAACGCCTCAAGGAGGCCCTGCGCCTCAGCACGCCGGCCATCAATGAACACATCCGCAACGGAGCGGACCTGGCCGACGCCGCGGTCCGCGCTCTGCAGGACGGCGCCCTCTCCGCCACCGGAAACGGGGGCCAGCCCAGCAAGAGCACCCTCATCATCCACAGCGTCCAGCGG AACTCGGGCAATCCGAATGCATTTAAG GTCGAATTGAACAAGGATGGCCGCATCTTTGAATCGCCCACAGAGCTGGACCAGGCCGTGGCCCAGGCCTTCGAGCGGGCCGCCAGCGAGGCAGCGGCCGCCAAGGCCGAGCAGCTCCAGCTGGAGCTCGAGCTGGACCCCGGCACGGAGGTCCAGCCGCTGGCCAGCGGCGGCGGTAGCGGCGAGCCGCACAACGAAACAGGTAACGGTAGTGGTACCGCCAACGAGGACAGTACCGCGGAG TTCGGGCAGCCCAATGCAGCCTCCTCGCCCATCGGCAGCGGCTatcacaacaacaacaacctcAATGGGAGCAGTGGGCTAGCCGGAAATGGCAGTGGCAATGGCAACGGAAACGGCAGCTCCAACATCAATGGCGGGGGCTACAGCATGAACAGCCTGCCGCGGAACGGGGCCCATCTGGGGCATCTGCAGGCGGATGAGGGCATGGACGTGCTGGACGACCGCGGGCGCAGCAAAAAACGTAATTTCTTTGGCACCCTGAAGAAGCGGCTCAGCCGCTCCAAGACACGCACCCTCTCGGCAGATCAGCCCAATAGCAATCACAAATCACTATCAGCCACCAACTCGAACTACGCCAATACTACAACAACATCGACAGGACTACCCCGAACCGCCACCGGAACCCTCAATGGTGATTCTTCCCGTTCATTATCTGTCGATCGTGCCACTCTGTCCAAAAGCAATTCACTTG GACCCCGCATGGGCATTGGCTCCGCCATCACCGACCATTCACGACGCTCTTCAATTTCAGAATCCTCGGCCATCTCAGGTTTCTCCTCGGCCAGCAATAAGACCTACGTACACGAGGCCTCCACCTTGGTCCTGGAGACCAGCGAGAACGGCGTGAAGAG CCACTTTATTGTGCCTTTGGCCATTGCCCAGAGACCGCGCTGGCGCCGCAAGGGCACCAAGCTGCACATCTACAACGCTCACACCTTCATAGCCAAGCATTTGAGCGG AAGCGGCTTGCAGTGCTCGATCTGCATGAAGTCCATACCTCGGAGGCCGGGCAAGCAGGGATACGAGTGCCGCGACTGCCAGCTGATCTGTCACAAGCAGTGTCACATACGGGCGCCCCAGGCCTGTCCCAATCCCACGGTGCTCTCCATGGAACT AAACTCCTATCCG AACCAACATTAG
- the LOC108158777 gene encoding uncharacterized protein LOC108158777 isoform X1, translated as MDLADQIDDYICSFEGLGDLTMDSLAIFIFLWAVLALFSVWLCKLLYRKYLNKEKTPSAANSRQSSVAPGAAALALGGSSKPEKRLSEPRDMLATKSKVEDLSKPLTGASAGRGRSSASPLSGGAAGAAGPRRRVVRQSSTGPENRKKRYVPPPSNVVGPETSSVTWTSQVFRWLYSDLVIVNELLMSWVIAINDSLRKSVEEHGVAVEVVRVLPDSPAPGLNNIFCNCDETNPADMLITFDCDAMPVLQVKTFRQKSGKVETSHYKVTVSRFRARMAIPMNYNSLKGEMRVEGYPDVRIAMNSVGAIKAMDQDEQQLQTVISDILTTALRETVYPVDFSIYSTCPRAEVEPLDLPVIYPVHYDSLAHNMEHHLGGVGLRDSQHMVSGRRLLVKIVKGEGLRDAHDPYVVIEMDEPAQKNQTGTQRGSRPYWDEHFLFELSPQSAEILFEVYDHPVIASDPPKFLGLGLVGIDELAVGPASTQLLQLQPRPYETQPVAGAITVDFVFIEGVGIPAGARPQRLKEALRLSTPAINEHIRNGADLADAAVRALQDGALSATGNGGQPSKSTLIIHSVQRNSGNPNAFKVELNKDGRIFESPTELDQAVAQAFERAASEAAAAKAEQLQLELELDPGTEVQPLASGGGSGEPHNETGNGSGTANEDSTAEFGQPNAASSPIGSGYHNNNNLNGSSGLAGNGSGNGNGNGSSNINGGGYSMNSLPRNGAHLGHLQADEGMDVLDDRGRSKKRNFFGTLKKRLSRSKTRTLSADQPNSNHKSLSATNSNYANTTTTSTGLPRTATGTLNGDSSRSLSVDRATLSKSNSLGPRMGIGSAITDHSRRSSISESSAISGFSSASNKTYVHEASTLVLETSENGVKSHFIVPLAIAQRPRWRRKGTKLHIYNAHTFIAKHLSGSGLQCSICMKSIPRRPGKQGYECRDCQLICHKQCHIRAPQACPNPTVLSMELTNISSAAADRSIRKL; from the exons ATGGATCTTGCAGACCAAATCGATGACTATATCTGTTCGTTCGAGGGACTTGGTGACTTAACAATGGACTCCCTAGCCATCTTCATCTTTCTGTGGGCCGTGCTGGCCCTCTTCTCCGTCTGGCTATGCAAGCTGCTCTACCGCAAGTATCTCAACAAGGAGAAGACGCCCAGTGCCGCCAACAGTCGCCAGAGCAGCGTGGCCCCCGGGGCGGCCGCCCTGGCCCTCGGCGGCTCCTCCAAACCGGAGAAGCGACTCTCCGAGCCCAGGGACATGCTGGCCACCAAGAGCAAAGTCGAGGATCTCTCCAAGCCTCTGACTGGCGCCTCGGCTGGCCGTGGTCGCTCTTCGGCCTCGCCCCTAAGCGGTGGTGCCGCTGGCGCCGCCGGACCGCGTCGCCGCGTGGTGCGCCAGAGCTCCACGGGGCCGGAGAATCGCAAGAAGCGCTATGTTCCACCGCCCTCCAATGTGGTGGGACCCGAAACG AGCTCTGTCACGTGGACCAGCCAAGTGTTCCGCTGGCTGTACAGCGATCTAGTCATTGTCAACGAGCTGCTCATGTCCTGGGTGATAGCCATCAACGACTCGCTCCGCAAGTCTGTGGAGGAG CATGGAGTGGCCGTGGAAGTGGTCCGAGTGCTGCCCGATAGCCCTGCTCCGGGCCTGAACAACATATTCTGCAACTGCGATGAGACTAATCCTGCGGACATG CTCATCACGTTCGACTGCGACGCCATGCCGGTGCTGCAGGTGAAGACCTTCCGCCAGAAGTCGGGCAAGGTGGAGACCTCCCACTACAAGGTGACCGTGTCGCGATTCCGCGCCCGCATGGCCATCCCCATGAACTACAACAGTCTCAAGGGCGAGATGCGTGTCGAGGGCTATCctgat GTGCGCATTGCGATGAACAGCGTGGGGGCCATCAAGGCCATGGACCAGGACGAACAGCAGCTCCAGACGGTCATCAGCGACATCCTGACGACGGCCCTGCGCGAGACCGTCTACCCCGTGGACTTCTCCATCTACTCCACCTGCCCGCGGGCCGAGGTGGAGCCCCTGGATCTGCCCGTAATCTATCCCGTTCACTATGACTCCCTGGCG CACAACATGGAGCACCATCTGGGAGGCGTGGGTCTGCGGGACTCGCAGCACATGGTGTCCGGCAGGCGGCTGCTGGTGAAGATCGTCAAGGGCGAGGGCCTGAGGGACGCCCACGACCCCTATGTGGTCATCGAGATGGACGAGCCGGCCCAGAAGAACCAGACGGGCACCCAGCGCGGCAGCAGACCCTACTGGGATGAGCACTTCCTCTT TGAACTCTCCCCGCAGTCTGCAGAGATACTCTTCGAGGTGTACGACCATCCAGTGATCGCCTCGGATCCGCCCAAGTTCCTCGGACTCGGCCTGGTCGGCATCGACGAGCTGGCCGTGGGTCCAGCCTCCACccagctgctgcagctccagcCACGCCCCTACGAAACCCAGCCCGTGGCCGGGGCCATCACCGTGGACTTTGTGTTCATCGAGGGAGTCGGGATCCCGGCGGGCGCCCGTCCACAACGCCTCAAGGAGGCCCTGCGCCTCAGCACGCCGGCCATCAATGAACACATCCGCAACGGAGCGGACCTGGCCGACGCCGCGGTCCGCGCTCTGCAGGACGGCGCCCTCTCCGCCACCGGAAACGGGGGCCAGCCCAGCAAGAGCACCCTCATCATCCACAGCGTCCAGCGG AACTCGGGCAATCCGAATGCATTTAAG GTCGAATTGAACAAGGATGGCCGCATCTTTGAATCGCCCACAGAGCTGGACCAGGCCGTGGCCCAGGCCTTCGAGCGGGCCGCCAGCGAGGCAGCGGCCGCCAAGGCCGAGCAGCTCCAGCTGGAGCTCGAGCTGGACCCCGGCACGGAGGTCCAGCCGCTGGCCAGCGGCGGCGGTAGCGGCGAGCCGCACAACGAAACAGGTAACGGTAGTGGTACCGCCAACGAGGACAGTACCGCGGAG TTCGGGCAGCCCAATGCAGCCTCCTCGCCCATCGGCAGCGGCTatcacaacaacaacaacctcAATGGGAGCAGTGGGCTAGCCGGAAATGGCAGTGGCAATGGCAACGGAAACGGCAGCTCCAACATCAATGGCGGGGGCTACAGCATGAACAGCCTGCCGCGGAACGGGGCCCATCTGGGGCATCTGCAGGCGGATGAGGGCATGGACGTGCTGGACGACCGCGGGCGCAGCAAAAAACGTAATTTCTTTGGCACCCTGAAGAAGCGGCTCAGCCGCTCCAAGACACGCACCCTCTCGGCAGATCAGCCCAATAGCAATCACAAATCACTATCAGCCACCAACTCGAACTACGCCAATACTACAACAACATCGACAGGACTACCCCGAACCGCCACCGGAACCCTCAATGGTGATTCTTCCCGTTCATTATCTGTCGATCGTGCCACTCTGTCCAAAAGCAATTCACTTG GACCCCGCATGGGCATTGGCTCCGCCATCACCGACCATTCACGACGCTCTTCAATTTCAGAATCCTCGGCCATCTCAGGTTTCTCCTCGGCCAGCAATAAGACCTACGTACACGAGGCCTCCACCTTGGTCCTGGAGACCAGCGAGAACGGCGTGAAGAG CCACTTTATTGTGCCTTTGGCCATTGCCCAGAGACCGCGCTGGCGCCGCAAGGGCACCAAGCTGCACATCTACAACGCTCACACCTTCATAGCCAAGCATTTGAGCGG AAGCGGCTTGCAGTGCTCGATCTGCATGAAGTCCATACCTCGGAGGCCGGGCAAGCAGGGATACGAGTGCCGCGACTGCCAGCTGATCTGTCACAAGCAGTGTCACATACGGGCGCCCCAGGCCTGTCCCAATCCCACGGTGCTCTCCATGGAACT AACCAACATTAGCTCGGCTGCGGCGGATCGGAGTATACGGAAACTGTAA
- the LOC108158777 gene encoding uncharacterized protein LOC108158777 isoform X4 gives MDLADQIDDYICSFEGLGDLTMDSLAIFIFLWAVLALFSVWLCKLLYRKYLNKEKTPSAANSRQSSVAPGAAALALGGSSKPEKRLSEPRDMLATKSKVEDLSKPLTGASAGRGRSSASPLSGGAAGAAGPRRRVVRQSSTGPENRKKRYVPPPSNVVGPETSSVTWTSQVFRWLYSDLVIVNELLMSWVIAINDSLRKSVEEHGVAVEVVRVLPDSPAPGLNNIFCNCDETNPADMLITFDCDAMPVLQVKTFRQKSGKVETSHYKVTVSRFRARMAIPMNYNSLKGEMRVEGYPDVRIAMNSVGAIKAMDQDEQQLQTVISDILTTALRETVYPVDFSIYSTCPRAEVEPLDLPHNMEHHLGGVGLRDSQHMVSGRRLLVKIVKGEGLRDAHDPYVVIEMDEPAQKNQTGTQRGSRPYWDEHFLFELSPQSAEILFEVYDHPVIASDPPKFLGLGLVGIDELAVGPASTQLLQLQPRPYETQPVAGAITVDFVFIEGVGIPAGARPQRLKEALRLSTPAINEHIRNGADLADAAVRALQDGALSATGNGGQPSKSTLIIHSVQRNSGNPNAFKVELNKDGRIFESPTELDQAVAQAFERAASEAAAAKAEQLQLELELDPGTEVQPLASGGGSGEPHNETGNGSGTANEDSTAEFGQPNAASSPIGSGYHNNNNLNGSSGLAGNGSGNGNGNGSSNINGGGYSMNSLPRNGAHLGHLQADEGMDVLDDRGRSKKRNFFGTLKKRLSRSKTRTLSADQPNSNHKSLSATNSNYANTTTTSTGLPRTATGTLNGDSSRSLSVDRATLSKSNSLGPRMGIGSAITDHSRRSSISESSAISGFSSASNKTYVHEASTLVLETSENGVKSHFIVPLAIAQRPRWRRKGTKLHIYNAHTFIAKHLSGSGLQCSICMKSIPRRPGKQGYECRDCQLICHKQCHIRAPQACPNPTVLSMELTNISSAAADRSIRKL, from the exons ATGGATCTTGCAGACCAAATCGATGACTATATCTGTTCGTTCGAGGGACTTGGTGACTTAACAATGGACTCCCTAGCCATCTTCATCTTTCTGTGGGCCGTGCTGGCCCTCTTCTCCGTCTGGCTATGCAAGCTGCTCTACCGCAAGTATCTCAACAAGGAGAAGACGCCCAGTGCCGCCAACAGTCGCCAGAGCAGCGTGGCCCCCGGGGCGGCCGCCCTGGCCCTCGGCGGCTCCTCCAAACCGGAGAAGCGACTCTCCGAGCCCAGGGACATGCTGGCCACCAAGAGCAAAGTCGAGGATCTCTCCAAGCCTCTGACTGGCGCCTCGGCTGGCCGTGGTCGCTCTTCGGCCTCGCCCCTAAGCGGTGGTGCCGCTGGCGCCGCCGGACCGCGTCGCCGCGTGGTGCGCCAGAGCTCCACGGGGCCGGAGAATCGCAAGAAGCGCTATGTTCCACCGCCCTCCAATGTGGTGGGACCCGAAACG AGCTCTGTCACGTGGACCAGCCAAGTGTTCCGCTGGCTGTACAGCGATCTAGTCATTGTCAACGAGCTGCTCATGTCCTGGGTGATAGCCATCAACGACTCGCTCCGCAAGTCTGTGGAGGAG CATGGAGTGGCCGTGGAAGTGGTCCGAGTGCTGCCCGATAGCCCTGCTCCGGGCCTGAACAACATATTCTGCAACTGCGATGAGACTAATCCTGCGGACATG CTCATCACGTTCGACTGCGACGCCATGCCGGTGCTGCAGGTGAAGACCTTCCGCCAGAAGTCGGGCAAGGTGGAGACCTCCCACTACAAGGTGACCGTGTCGCGATTCCGCGCCCGCATGGCCATCCCCATGAACTACAACAGTCTCAAGGGCGAGATGCGTGTCGAGGGCTATCctgat GTGCGCATTGCGATGAACAGCGTGGGGGCCATCAAGGCCATGGACCAGGACGAACAGCAGCTCCAGACGGTCATCAGCGACATCCTGACGACGGCCCTGCGCGAGACCGTCTACCCCGTGGACTTCTCCATCTACTCCACCTGCCCGCGGGCCGAGGTGGAGCCCCTGGATCTGCCC CACAACATGGAGCACCATCTGGGAGGCGTGGGTCTGCGGGACTCGCAGCACATGGTGTCCGGCAGGCGGCTGCTGGTGAAGATCGTCAAGGGCGAGGGCCTGAGGGACGCCCACGACCCCTATGTGGTCATCGAGATGGACGAGCCGGCCCAGAAGAACCAGACGGGCACCCAGCGCGGCAGCAGACCCTACTGGGATGAGCACTTCCTCTT TGAACTCTCCCCGCAGTCTGCAGAGATACTCTTCGAGGTGTACGACCATCCAGTGATCGCCTCGGATCCGCCCAAGTTCCTCGGACTCGGCCTGGTCGGCATCGACGAGCTGGCCGTGGGTCCAGCCTCCACccagctgctgcagctccagcCACGCCCCTACGAAACCCAGCCCGTGGCCGGGGCCATCACCGTGGACTTTGTGTTCATCGAGGGAGTCGGGATCCCGGCGGGCGCCCGTCCACAACGCCTCAAGGAGGCCCTGCGCCTCAGCACGCCGGCCATCAATGAACACATCCGCAACGGAGCGGACCTGGCCGACGCCGCGGTCCGCGCTCTGCAGGACGGCGCCCTCTCCGCCACCGGAAACGGGGGCCAGCCCAGCAAGAGCACCCTCATCATCCACAGCGTCCAGCGG AACTCGGGCAATCCGAATGCATTTAAG GTCGAATTGAACAAGGATGGCCGCATCTTTGAATCGCCCACAGAGCTGGACCAGGCCGTGGCCCAGGCCTTCGAGCGGGCCGCCAGCGAGGCAGCGGCCGCCAAGGCCGAGCAGCTCCAGCTGGAGCTCGAGCTGGACCCCGGCACGGAGGTCCAGCCGCTGGCCAGCGGCGGCGGTAGCGGCGAGCCGCACAACGAAACAGGTAACGGTAGTGGTACCGCCAACGAGGACAGTACCGCGGAG TTCGGGCAGCCCAATGCAGCCTCCTCGCCCATCGGCAGCGGCTatcacaacaacaacaacctcAATGGGAGCAGTGGGCTAGCCGGAAATGGCAGTGGCAATGGCAACGGAAACGGCAGCTCCAACATCAATGGCGGGGGCTACAGCATGAACAGCCTGCCGCGGAACGGGGCCCATCTGGGGCATCTGCAGGCGGATGAGGGCATGGACGTGCTGGACGACCGCGGGCGCAGCAAAAAACGTAATTTCTTTGGCACCCTGAAGAAGCGGCTCAGCCGCTCCAAGACACGCACCCTCTCGGCAGATCAGCCCAATAGCAATCACAAATCACTATCAGCCACCAACTCGAACTACGCCAATACTACAACAACATCGACAGGACTACCCCGAACCGCCACCGGAACCCTCAATGGTGATTCTTCCCGTTCATTATCTGTCGATCGTGCCACTCTGTCCAAAAGCAATTCACTTG GACCCCGCATGGGCATTGGCTCCGCCATCACCGACCATTCACGACGCTCTTCAATTTCAGAATCCTCGGCCATCTCAGGTTTCTCCTCGGCCAGCAATAAGACCTACGTACACGAGGCCTCCACCTTGGTCCTGGAGACCAGCGAGAACGGCGTGAAGAG CCACTTTATTGTGCCTTTGGCCATTGCCCAGAGACCGCGCTGGCGCCGCAAGGGCACCAAGCTGCACATCTACAACGCTCACACCTTCATAGCCAAGCATTTGAGCGG AAGCGGCTTGCAGTGCTCGATCTGCATGAAGTCCATACCTCGGAGGCCGGGCAAGCAGGGATACGAGTGCCGCGACTGCCAGCTGATCTGTCACAAGCAGTGTCACATACGGGCGCCCCAGGCCTGTCCCAATCCCACGGTGCTCTCCATGGAACT AACCAACATTAGCTCGGCTGCGGCGGATCGGAGTATACGGAAACTGTAA